In Polypterus senegalus isolate Bchr_013 chromosome 12, ASM1683550v1, whole genome shotgun sequence, the following are encoded in one genomic region:
- the LOC120541530 gene encoding uncharacterized protein LOC120541530, with product MEEEGVANVFTPEINSVIEENDAKNTKIVIKTALSVFSEYLRRRDVRMEAVASSESAELDRLLRDFYAEVRKPNGDYYAKKSLVTLRYGLYKHFLRHTKKDIIRDPAFGQSNLMFSEMMTKLKKEGKADVKHKAPITKEDLQLLYRSMDMGTPVGLQHKVFIDIMLYLCIRGRENLREFQQDEFHVKNDSHGARYVCSRIFHFTKNSRGATAESQPRMYEIKGSPTCPVSSFEKYLGKLNPANPSFWQKAKPTIPSEGKPWYTNQAIGKNALGTFMRTISEHYQLPRLYTNHCLRAASITALDKYGLGAQHVLIVNEQSTEKHLAECSKRAGANLNKLFGFGPVREAPPSRMFISAPSTSDVRSILEKASSRNYTNIEVKQIPLIESNVETSNVKSLNKVLYVSPVIVKQEEIVVKEEAMEGCEEYTGNTSVREGNCLSPDKEIAEGRTPQGDAVLPSNVRSRLAGPSMSARMASVKPLDNSKQFMNFTMKETQPSVQLKRVSSTQIESECPGKIKPVKSTTTLNSQTALPSTMTGFLATQSTAGRSLPPNGIVNKLIGLKPSTFMAQKMSSCLSNVQPSVLALVGPSSVNMNSSRKVCNAGTFPVNSSLAHRIVRSTIRSHKEPHIVVLQKPQTLLNKDAEDPTGTFKNNVRILLSFWQTIGMLAANTSPDLITQFLDILLQQNANRLSPHVQNLVQDLCGQLQLSTPLTDLGLLTEGLKRLCRDVKLE from the exons ATGGAGGAAGAGGGCGTCGCAAATGTATTCACCCCCGAAATCAATTCAGTCATAGAAGAGAATGATGCAAAAAATACTAAGATTGTTATCAAAACGGCGTTATCTGTGTTTAGTGAATATCTTAGGCGCCGGGATGTCCGCATGGAGGCGGTGGCAAGCTCCGAGTCTGCAGAACTGGACAGACTCCTTCGGGACTTCTATGCTGAAGTCAGGAAGCCAAACGGAGACTATTACGCTAAAAAGTCGCTGGTAACGCTCCGCTATGGACTATACAAGCATTTCCTACGGCATACAAAAAAGGACATCATCCGAGACCCAGCTTTTGGCCAGTCAAACTTAATGTTTTCCGAAATGATGACCAAACTCAAAAAAGAAGGGAAAGCTGACGTGAAACACAAAGCACCAATTACTAAAGAAGACCTGCAATTGCTCTATCGCTCTATGGACATGGGTACCCCTGTGGGGCTTCAACATAAAGTGTTCATCGACATCATGTTGTACCTGTGCATCCGAGGTAGAGAAAACCTCCGCGAGTTCCAACAGGACGAGTTTCATGTTAAAAACGACTCCCACGGGGCTCGATACGTGTGTTCCCGAATCTTCCACTTCACAAAAAACTCCCGTGGGGCTACGGCAGAGAGTCAGCCACGCATGTACGAGATTAAAG GGAGTCCCACGTGCCCAGTAAGCTCATTCGAAAAATACCTTGGCAAGCTTAATCCAGCAAACCCCAGTTTCTGGCAGAAAGCAAAGCCGACCATCCCGTCTGAAGGCAAACCGTGGTATACTAATCAAGCCATTGGGAAAAATGCCCTGGGAACCTTCATGAGGACAATATCCGAACATTACCAGCTACCTAGACTGTACACCAATCACTGCCTAAGGGCCGCCTCGATCACGGCACTGGACAAGTACGGCCTGGGAGCACAGCACGTGCTAATCGTCAACGAGCAGAGCACCGAGAAGCATCTGGCTGAGTGTTCCAAGCGCGCAGGCGCAAACCTGAATAAACTCTTCGGCTTCGGACCTGTCCGCGAAGCCCCGCCCTCTCGCATGTTTATCTCTGCACCGTCCACCAGTGATGTCAGAAGCATCCTCGAGAAGGCTTCTTCGCGCAACTACACCAACATC gaAGTTAAGCAGATCCCATTGATTGAGAGTAATGTGGAAACCAGTAATGTGAAATCACTAAACAAGGTTCTATACGTCAGTCCCGTCATTGTTAAACAGGAAGAAATTGTTGTTAAGGAAGAGGCAATGGAAGGCTGTGAGGAGTATACAGGTAACACAAGTGTCCGCGAGGGTAATTGTCTGTCTCCAGATAAGGAGATTGCTGAAGGACGAACACCTCAGGGTGATGCTGTACTACCATCTAATGTGAGGAGCAGGCTTGCAGGTCCTTCAATGTCTGCTAGAATGG CCTCAGTAAAGCCCCTAGACAACTCGAAGCAATTTATGAATTTCACCATGAAAGAGACACAGCCTAGCGTCCAGCTGAAAAGAGTGTCTTCAACACAGATCGAGTCAGAATGCCCAGGGAAGATTAAACCTGTAAAGAGTACTACAACATTAAACTCCCAGACAGCCCTTCCAAGCACCATGACTGGATTTCTTGCTACACAGTCAACTGCAGGACGAAGCCTGCCCCCTAATGGGATTGTTAATAAGCTGATAGGCTTGAAACCTTCTACTTTCATGGCTCAAAAAATGTCTAGCTGTCTCTCAAATGTGCAACCCTCAGTTTTGGCCCTTGTTGGACCTTCTTCTGTTAATATGAACTCCAGCCGGAAAGTTTGTAATGCAGGCACTTTTCCAGTCAACTCATCGCTGGCTCACAGGATTGTTAGAAGCACTATAAGATCACACAAGGAGCCACATATAGTTGTCTTGCAAAAACCACAAACTTTGCTAAATAAAGATGCTGAGGATCCAACTGGAACCTTCAAAAACAATGTGCGGATCCTCCTTTCGTTCTGGCAGACGATTGGTATGCTTGCAGCTAACACATCCCCAGATCTCATTACACAATTTTTGGACATACTTTTGCAGCAGAATGCAAACCGTTTAAGTCCCCATGTGCAAAACCTGGTACAGGACCTGTGTGGTCAGCTGCAGCTTTCAACACCATTGACTGACCTTGGCCTCCTAACTGAGGGGTTGAAAAGGCTGTGCAGAGATGTAAAGCTGGAGTGA